In one window of Pseudoliparis swirei isolate HS2019 ecotype Mariana Trench chromosome 15, NWPU_hadal_v1, whole genome shotgun sequence DNA:
- the rai14 gene encoding ankycorbin isoform X1, translated as MKSLKAKFRKTDVNEWNKNDERLLAAVEHGEAEKVASLLAKKGSSAVKLDGDGKSALHVAAARGLADCLSVILSHGADLSITDAAGSNPLHLAAKNNHTECCKKLIQSKCPIDAVDGSGKAALHHAAASGNVQTVQLLCEQKSPINLKDADGLTPLLLSAKHAHAEVCSTLLDCGAEINTSDNSGRTALMLASEANAGSVVEVLVQRGADLSALDSQGHDVVHYTKLLENSEVKTALNAALNRQQASDAKSPRSPQHDQVAKLSDERITTPKKRKAPPPPISPPQSSRPPSPSAIIVAGTSGSDTSDTPKKFNFKEDEVKETTLREEVEKLHEERSMLLDTIEDLKQSGEQTATGPQLEKKVERSFTASAALFSALQAKITALTLENQQLKSKHKRQASRQVSEDLKDSSRPNSMASNSSFHSTQDEFESLPQEEREDGPSGVSARGEEEEAEGGRGGSQEEIILLRQALESIQVKLLETRKENRSLHAQLKPERGREREREEDESAREKGREEELMESLAELQAKLTDSQERYHQAVEEVEDLRVQMERGGGELMEKQEVQRSTSSALEHEVKQLRALLVQSGSEQENAAQRIRQLEEALRRVEEERWSVKEKEQKIAQIEELHKEAHEEIRILQEALRGTVPVEAAAKDFEEMKAELSEVIAGLQRRLLELSHSFSETKSQLSAAQKQLAESSGASSASSEQQQQQVQVLSGKVEELQTVLAETEKKHSAARGEISLLKQEAEAQAQSSVDLADHTQVMSSLGNAIKELESQLETLQEQLHQKILQVEALQSRLTAEKDVSPDDSVSRAEHETTQEQLEGEVSHLTQLLQGALRKQDEMALEAANAWQMARENRAERESLQEVVMSREKENQTLTTRLAESLDAVCQLKQLVENHVASEREKNKRIDDLSREVGKLKDALNSLSQLSYSSGSPSKRQQQHQQLTQQIETMQQQIKQLQYQLAESKKQHHEIVSVYRMHLLYAVQGQMDEDVQKALKQILMMCQMPSQAKEAC; from the exons GTCAATGAGTGGAACAAAAACGACGAGCGCCTGCTTGCTGCGGTGGAGCACGGCGAGGCGGAGAAGGTGGCATCACTTCTTGCCAAGAAAGGTTCCAGCGCTGTAAAGCTGGACGGCGATGGCAAATCGGC TCTTCATGTGGCGGCTGCACGAGGACTGGCAGACTGCCTGTCTGTCATCCTGTCCCATGGAgctgacctgtcaatcactgaCGCTGCAG GTTCCAATCCGTTACACCTGGCTGCCAAAAACAATCACACCGAGTGCTGCAAGAAGCTCATTCAG AGTAAATGTCCTATCGATGCTGTCGACGGCTCAGGAAAGGCTGCTCTGCATCACGCTG CTGCCAGTGGGAACGTCCAGACCGTCCAACTGCTGTGTGAACAGAAAAGTCCCATCAACCTGAAAGATGCC GACGGGCTCACCCCATTGCTGTTGTCAGCCAAACATGCTCATGCTGAGGTGTGCAGCACTCTGCTGGACTGCGGTGCTGAAATCAACACTTCTGACAACAGTGGCAG GACGGCCTTGATGCTGGCTAGCGAGGCAAACGCCGGTTCTGTTGTTGAAGTCCTGGTTCAGCGAGGAGCAGATCTGTCGGCTCTAGATTCACAAGGCCATGATGTCGTACACTACACCAAGCTGCTGGAGAACTCTGAGGTCAAAACTGCCCTCAATGCTGCCCTAAACAGACAGCAGGCCTCTG aTGCAAAGTCTCCGAGAAGTcctcag CATGATCAAGTAGCTAAACTAAGTGATGAACGGAtcacaaccccaaaaaaacgaAAAGCACCTCCACCTCCTATTAGCCCACCGCAG AGCTCCAGACCCCCTTCCCCTTCGGCCATTATTGTTGCTGGGACCTCTGGATCCGACACAAGTGACACTCCAAAAAAATTCAacttcaag GAGGATGAGGTTAAAGAAACGACACTCAGAGAGGAGGTTGAAAAGCTCCATGAGGAGAGAAGCATGTTGCTGGATACCATCGAAGACCTGAAGCAGTCGGGGGAGCAGACGGCGACGGGGCCCCAACTGGAAAAAAAG GTCGAGCGCAGTTTTACAGCATCTGCAGCGCTGTTTTCTGCTCTGCAAGCCAAAATTACTGCTCTAACTTTGGAGAACCAGCAACTTAAAAGCAAACACAAG AGACAGGCATCCCGCCAAGTGAGCGAAGACTTGAAGGACAGCAGTCGTCCAAACAGCATGGCTTCCAACTCCTCCTTCCACTCCACGCAGGATGAGTTTGAATCCCTGCCACAGGAGGAAAGGGAAGACGGTCCAAGCGGTGTTTCtgccagaggagaggaagaagaggctgaaggagggagaggagggagccaAGAGGAGATCATACTGTTGAGACAGGCGCTAGAGAGCATTCAAGTCAAACTGCTAGAAACCAGAAAGGAAAACCGCTCGCTTCATGCCCAGCTGAAACCTGAgcggggcagagagagagaaagagaagaggatgagagcgcgagggagaaaggaagagaggaagagttgATGGAGAGTCTCGCGGAGCTTCAGGCGAAGCTGACAGACTCTCAAGAGAGATACCACCAAgctgtggaggaggtggaggatttGAGGGTGCAGATggaaaggggaggaggtgagCTAATGGAGAAACAGGAGGTCCAGAGAAGTACATCATCCGCACTTGAACATGAAGTAAAACAGCTGAGGGCGCTGCTCGTCCAATCGGGATCCGAGCAGGAGAACGCAGCTCAACGCATCAGACAGCTGGAGGAGGCCctgaggagggtggaggaggaaagaTGGAGTGTCAAGGAGAAAGAACAGAAGATTGCACAGATTGAGGAGCTGCACAAGGAGGCACACGAGGAGATTAGGATACTCCAG GAGGCTCTGAGGGGCACCGTGCCAGTGGAAGCAGCAGCCAAAGACTTTGAAGAGATGAAGGCTGAGCTGAGTGAGGTCATTGCTGGGCTGCAGCGCCGCTTGCTGGAACTCTCACACTCCTTTAGCGAAACCAAAAGTCAGCTAAGTGCTGCGCAGAAGCAGCTGGCGGAGAGCAGTGGAGCCTCATCTGCCTCCTCagagcaacaacagcagcaggtcCAGGTGCTGAGCGGCaaggtggaggagctgcagacggTGCTCGCCGAGACGGAGAAGAAGCATTCGGCGGCTCGGGGAGAGATCTCACTGCTGAAGCAGGAAGCAGAGGCTCAGGCACAGAGCTCTGTGGACCTCGCCGACCACACGCAGGTGATGTCATCCCTGGGGAATGCCATCAAAGAGTTGGAGAGCCAGTTGGAGACACTGCAAGAGCAGCTACACCAGAAAATCTTGCAGGTGGAGGCTCTTCAGAGCAG GCTTACAGCAGAGAAAGATGTCAGCCCAGATGATTCTGTCTCCCGCGCTGAGCACGAGACGACCCAAGAGCAGCTGGAGGGCGAGGTGAGCCACCTGACGCAGCTCCTCCAGGGGGCCCTCAGAAAGCAGGACGAGATGGCTCTGGAGGCTGCGAACGCATGGCAGATG GCACGGGAGAATCGGGCCGAGCGGGAGTCTCTGCAGGAGGTGGTGATGTcgagggagaaggagaaccAGACGCTGACCACTCGGCTGGCTGAGTCCCTGGATGCTGTGTGTCAGCTCAAACAGCTGGTGGAGAACCACGTcgcctcagagagagagaaaaacaagagg ATAGATGACCTGTCGCGGGAAGTGGGGAAGCTGAAGGATGCCTTAAACAGCCTATCACAGCTCTCCTACAGCTCTGGTTCTCCCTCCAAGAGACAGcagcaacaccagcagctgactcaGCAGATTGAGACGATGCAGCAACAGATCAAACAACTACAGTATCAGCTCGCT GAGTCAAAGAAGCAGCACCATGAGATCGTGTCCGTCTACAGGATGCACCTCCTCTACGCTGTCCAG GGTCAGATGGACGAGGATGTCCAGAAAGCCTTGAAGCAGATCCTGATGATGTGCCAGATGCCAAGCCAAGCCAAGGAGGCCTGCTAA